The bacterium genome contains the following window.
TCGTCGGCGGGGGGATCAGCGGGATCGCCTTCGCGTGGAAGGCCGCGCAGGCCGGCCGCTCCGTGCTGCTGCTCGAGGGCGGGACGCGGACCGGCGGCTGCTTCCACTCGCACCGCGCCCCCGATGGCTACTGGTACGAGCTGGGCGCGCACACGACCTACAACAGCTACGGCGGCTTCCTCGAGATCGCCGCCGGCAGCGGCGCGGCCGCGCAGCTGGTGCAGCGCGGACCGGCACGCGCGCACTTCGGCTACCTGCGCGACGGCGCCTACGCCTGGATGACGCCGCCGAAGCTCCTGACCCGCTTCAACTGGCTCGAGATCGCGCTGCACGGCCCGATCGGCATCCTGCGGGGGAAGCGGGGACGCACCATGGCCCAGTACTACGGCGGCCTGCTCGGGCCCGGGAACTACGCGCGCTGGCTCAAGCCGTTCCTCGCGGCGGTGCCCTCCCAGGACGCCGACGAGTTCCCGGCGGAGGGCCCGGGCTCGCTCTTCAAGAAGCGCCCGCGCGCCGAGCAGTACCCCCGCAGCTTCGGCTTCGCCGGCGGCCTGCAGACGGTCTGCGACCTGGCGCTGCGCGTGCCCGGCATCCGGGTCGAGACGGGCGCGCAGGTCGCGCGCCTCGCCCCGGCGGCGGACGGCTTCGTCGCGACCACCGCGGACGGCCGCTCCTTCGCGGCGCCGGTGGCCGCCGTGGCGGCGCCGATCGACGCGGCCGCGACGATTCTCGCGGCCGACTTCCCGGAGCTGGGCCGGGCGCTCGCCCCGGTGAAGACCGTGGCCGTCGAGAGCCTCGGCGTGACGCTGCCCCGCGCCCGCTGCTGGATGCCCGAGTGCGCGTTCGTCATCCCGTCGGCCGACCTCTTCCATTCCGCGGTGACCCGCGACCCGTTCCCGGATCCGGAGCGGCGCTCCTTCACGTTCCACTTCCGCGGCGGGGTTCCGCGGGGGGACCAGCTGCGCCGCATGGCCGAGGTCCTGCGCTGCGCGGTCGACGAGCTGGGCGAGCCGCAGGCGCGCCGCGCGATACTCCCCTCCCCGGTCCTCGGCCACGACCGCGTCGTCGCCGATCTGGACCGCGCGCTCGCCGGCCGCCGGCTGGCGCTCACGGGGAACTACTTCCAGGGGCTCGCGATCGAGGACTGCGTCCAGCGCTCCTTCGCCGAGTTCCAGCGGGTGGGCTGAGCGCCCGCGCTCGCATTCCCGACACAAATGCCTTGCCGTCGACCGGACAAATGCGTAGAATTCCGGTTTTCCAAGGGGAAAGGACGACAGGGGTGAAGAAGGACTTTCTCTCGATTCTCGACCTGTCCGCCGCCGAACTGCGGCGGATCGTCGAGGAGGCGCTGCGCCTCAAGCGCGCGCACCGGGCGGGGCGGCGCAACCAGCGTCTGGCCGGCAAGACCCTGGGCCTGCTCTTCCTGAAGCCCTCGACGCGCACGCGCATCTCGTTCCAGGCCGGGATGACGCAGCTCGGCGGCTCGAGCGTCGCGCTCAACCCGGGCGAGATCCAGCTCCACCGCGGCGAGACGCTCGAGGACACCGCCCGCGTCGTCTCGCGCTTCCTCGACGGGATCGTCATCCGGACCTTCGCCCACGCCGAGATCGAGGCCTGGGCCGCGGCCGCCTCCATCCCCGTCATCAACGGCCTCTCCGACTTCTCGCACCCCTGCCAGATCCTCGCCGACCTGCTCACCATCCGCGAGGTGCGCGGCTCGCTCCAGCGGCTGCGGGTCGCGTACATCGGCGACGGCAACAACGTCGCCCACTCCTGGATCCTGGCCGCCGGGATGCTCGGCATCGACTTCGTCCTCGCCGCCCCCGCCGGCTACGACCCGGACCCCGGCGTGCTCGCGGCGGCGGCGAACCTCTGGAAGGGCCGCGGCGAGCCGCCGCGCGTGGTGCGCGACCCCGCCGAGGCGGCGGCCGGCGCGCACTTCCTCTACACCGACGTCTGGACGAGCATGGGCCAGGAGGCCGAGACCAAGCGGCGGCTCAAGGCCTTCCGCGGCTACCAGATCGACGCGAAGCTCCTCGCCCGCGCCCGCCGCGGCGCCGGCGTGCTCCACTGCCTCCCCGCCCACCGCGGCGAGGAGATCGCCGCCGAGGTCATCGACGGGCCGCAGTCGCTCGTCTTCGACCAGGCGGAAAACCGGCTGCACGCGCAGAAGGCGCTGCTCGTGCGCCTGCTGGGCCGCGCTCGGTCCTGAGTGGGCACGAGCGAGAGCAACCGGCCGGCACAGGAATCGCAAGTCGCTGGGGACGGAATTCGATTCCGTCCCCCAAGGAACGGGTGACGGGAGACTGACTCGATGGCGAAGACCAAGCGACCGAAGATCGTCCTGGCGTACTCCGGGGGACTCGACACCTCCGTGATCATCCCCTGGCTGGGCGAGACGTACGGCTACGACGTGGTGGCCTTCATCGCCGACCTCGGGCAGGAGGAGGACCTGCGCGCCATCCGCGCCAAGGCGCTGAAGACCGGCGCGGTGAAGGCGATCGTGCGCGACCTGCGCCGGGAGTTCGCGGAGCAGTACGTCCTGCCGGCGCTGCAGGCCGGCGCGCAGTACGAGGGCAAGTACCTCATGGCCACCGCGCTCGGGCGGCCGCTGATCGCCAAGCACCTCTGCGAGATCGCCGCGGCCGAGGGGGCGGTGGCCGTCGCCCACGGCTCGACGGGCAAGGGCAACGACCAGGTGCGCTTCGACGTCTCGGTCATGGCGCTGGCGCCGCACCTGAAGATCGTCGCCCCGGTGCGCGAGTGGGAGTTCACGAGCCGCGACCAGGAGATCGAGTACGCCGCGGCGCGCGGCATCCCCGTGCCGGTGACCAAGAAGAAGCCGTACAGCCTCGACAAGAACCTCTGGGGCATCTCGATCGAGTGCGGCGTGCTCGAGGACCCGTGGGTGGCGCCGCCGGAGGACATCTACTCGCTCACCCGGCTGCCGCGCAAGGCGCCGGCGCGGGCGGAGGAGGTCGTGATCGGCTTCGAGCGCGGCGTCCCGGTCGCGCTCAACGGCAAGAGGCGCGACCTTGTCCCGCTCATCGTCGAGCTCAACCGCGTCGGCGGCCGCCACGGGGTCGGCGTCACCGACCTCGTCGAGAACCGCCTCGTCGGCATCAAGTCGCGCGAGATCTACGAGGCCCCCGGCGGGACGATCCTGCACGCGGCGCACCGCGAACTCGAGGCGCTGGTGCTCGATCGGGAGATGCTCCACACCAAGCAGACGCTCGTCACGCGCTACTCGGAGATGGTCTACTACGGCTGGTGGTTCTCGCCGCTGCGCGAGGCGCTCGACGCCTTCGTCGCGGTGTCGCAGCGCAACGTCAGCGGCGAGGTGCGGCTCTCGCTCTACAAGGGCTCCTGCCGGCCGCTGGCGCGCCGCTCGCCCTTCTCGCTCTACGACCGCAACCTCGCGACCTACGAGGCGAGCGACACCTTCGACCACAAGGCGGGCGCGGCGTTCACCAAGCTCTGGGGCCTGCCGCTGAAGATCCAGGGGCGCGTCGCGCAGCGCGCCGCGAAGAAGTAGCGCGGGGCGGGCGCACGGCCGTGGCGAAGCGAAAGCCGCAGGCGGCGCAGCGGATGTGGGGCGGGCGCTTCTCGCGCCCCCCGGCGCAGGCCGCCGAGGAATTCTCGCGCTCCCTGCACTTCGACTCGCGCCTCGCACCGTTCGACATCGCCGGGAGCCTCGGGCACGCACGGGCGCTGCGCCGCGCCGGCGTCCTCTCGGCGGGCGAACTGGCGGCGCTCGAGGTCGGGCTGGCGAAGCTGGCCAGGCTCGTGGTCTCCGGGAAGGCCGACTTCGCGACGGGCGAGGAGGACGTCCACTCCTGGGTCGAGAACCGCCTGCGCGAGCTGGTCGGGGAGCCGGCCGACAAGCTGCACACCGGGCGCAGCCGCAACGACCAGGTGGCCCTCGACGCGCGCCTCTGGCTGCGCGCGGAGATCGAGGCGACGCTCGGGCGCATCCGTGCGCTCAACGGGGCCCTGCTCGACCTGGCCGGGCGTCACGCGACGCAGCTCTTCCCCGGGCACACGCACTTCCAGCCGGCGCAGCCCGTGCTGCTGGCGCACCACCTGCTGGCCTACGTCGAGATGCTGCTGCGCGACGCCGGGCGCTTCCGCGGCGCGCTGGCGCGCACCGCCGTGCTCACGACCGGCAGCGGCGCGCTCGCGGGGACGTCGATCCCGCTCGACCGCCGGGCCATGGCGCGCGAGCTGGAGCTGCCGGCGGTCAGCGCCAACAGCCTCGACGCCGTCTCCGACCGGGACTTCGTCGCCGAGTTCGTCTTCTGCGCGGCGCTGACCATGACGCACCTCTCGCGCTTCGCCGAGGAGCTGATCATCTGGTCGCACCCGGCGCTGGGCTGGGCGGAGATCGGCGACGAGTACTGCACCGGCTCGAGCCTCATGCCCCAGAAGAAGAACCCCGACATGGCCGAGCTGGTGCGCGGCAAGACCGGTCGGGTGACCGGCCACCTCGTCGGGCTGCTGACGCTGCTCAAGGGGCTACCGCTGGCCTACAACCGCGACCTCCAGGAGGACAAGGAGGCGCTCTTCGACGCCGCGGACACGCTGCGCGGGTCGCTCGAGGTCATGACCGGCGTCGTCGGCTCCCTCTCGTTCCGCCCGGAGCGGCTGGAGGCGGCCGCGGCGGCCGGCTTCTCGGCGGCCACGGACCTGGCCGAGTACCTCGCGCTCGCGGGCGTCCCCTTCCGGCAGGCGCACCACGTCGTCGGCCGGATCGTCCGCCACTGCATCGAGGGGGGCAAGGACCTGCCGGATCTCACGTTGGAGGAGCTGCGCGGCTTCTCGCCGAAGTTCGGGCCCGACGCGCTGCGCATCCTCACCGCGAAAGCTTCCGTGAGCCGCAAGCGCGGACCGGGGTCGACCGCGCCGGCCGAGGTGCGGAAGGCGCTGCGCGAGGCGCGCGCGCGCAACCGCTAGCGGCGGGCCCCTCCCCGCGGCGCCACCAGAGCGTCGCGAGGGCTACCAGAGCTTCGTCAGGTCCTCGGCGGTGTAGGCGTGGTCGCGCCGCTGCCAGTAGCTGCGCTCCCCGCCGCTCCGTCGCCTCAGGTGCAGGAAGTCCCCGCGGGTCAGGCGCGCCAGGGCGGCGATCGGCGTCAGGAACAGATAGAAGATCGCACCGAGCAGGATGCGGGAGTTCACCGCGCCGAGGACCGCCGCGAGGGCCAGCCACCCGCGGGCGATCAGCCGCGCCGCGGGCTTGACGAAGAGCCCGACCGCGAGCAGCAGCGACGCCGCCGCGAGGAAGGCCTTGCCGGCGACCGGCCGGTCGCGCAGCAGGTGCCCGAAGACGAGGCAGGCGAGCGCGAGCACCCCGACGGTCTCGAGGACGGTCTCGCGCGTCAGCTCCTTCTTCACCGGCGCGCCCCTAGAACAGCGTGTAGATGAACGGCGCGACGGCGGAGCCGCTCGTGAGCACGATCAGCACGCCGAAGAGCAGCAGCACGATCACCATCGGCAGCAGCCACCACTTCTTGCGCTCCCTGAGGAAACCCCAC
Protein-coding sequences here:
- a CDS encoding FAD-dependent oxidoreductase, with protein sequence MERTEVIVVGGGISGIAFAWKAAQAGRSVLLLEGGTRTGGCFHSHRAPDGYWYELGAHTTYNSYGGFLEIAAGSGAAAQLVQRGPARAHFGYLRDGAYAWMTPPKLLTRFNWLEIALHGPIGILRGKRGRTMAQYYGGLLGPGNYARWLKPFLAAVPSQDADEFPAEGPGSLFKKRPRAEQYPRSFGFAGGLQTVCDLALRVPGIRVETGAQVARLAPAADGFVATTADGRSFAAPVAAVAAPIDAAATILAADFPELGRALAPVKTVAVESLGVTLPRARCWMPECAFVIPSADLFHSAVTRDPFPDPERRSFTFHFRGGVPRGDQLRRMAEVLRCAVDELGEPQARRAILPSPVLGHDRVVADLDRALAGRRLALTGNYFQGLAIEDCVQRSFAEFQRVG
- the argF gene encoding ornithine carbamoyltransferase, with translation MKKDFLSILDLSAAELRRIVEEALRLKRAHRAGRRNQRLAGKTLGLLFLKPSTRTRISFQAGMTQLGGSSVALNPGEIQLHRGETLEDTARVVSRFLDGIVIRTFAHAEIEAWAAAASIPVINGLSDFSHPCQILADLLTIREVRGSLQRLRVAYIGDGNNVAHSWILAAGMLGIDFVLAAPAGYDPDPGVLAAAANLWKGRGEPPRVVRDPAEAAAGAHFLYTDVWTSMGQEAETKRRLKAFRGYQIDAKLLARARRGAGVLHCLPAHRGEEIAAEVIDGPQSLVFDQAENRLHAQKALLVRLLGRARS
- a CDS encoding argininosuccinate synthase, with product MAKTKRPKIVLAYSGGLDTSVIIPWLGETYGYDVVAFIADLGQEEDLRAIRAKALKTGAVKAIVRDLRREFAEQYVLPALQAGAQYEGKYLMATALGRPLIAKHLCEIAAAEGAVAVAHGSTGKGNDQVRFDVSVMALAPHLKIVAPVREWEFTSRDQEIEYAAARGIPVPVTKKKPYSLDKNLWGISIECGVLEDPWVAPPEDIYSLTRLPRKAPARAEEVVIGFERGVPVALNGKRRDLVPLIVELNRVGGRHGVGVTDLVENRLVGIKSREIYEAPGGTILHAAHRELEALVLDREMLHTKQTLVTRYSEMVYYGWWFSPLREALDAFVAVSQRNVSGEVRLSLYKGSCRPLARRSPFSLYDRNLATYEASDTFDHKAGAAFTKLWGLPLKIQGRVAQRAAKK
- the argH gene encoding argininosuccinate lyase; its protein translation is MWGGRFSRPPAQAAEEFSRSLHFDSRLAPFDIAGSLGHARALRRAGVLSAGELAALEVGLAKLARLVVSGKADFATGEEDVHSWVENRLRELVGEPADKLHTGRSRNDQVALDARLWLRAEIEATLGRIRALNGALLDLAGRHATQLFPGHTHFQPAQPVLLAHHLLAYVEMLLRDAGRFRGALARTAVLTTGSGALAGTSIPLDRRAMARELELPAVSANSLDAVSDRDFVAEFVFCAALTMTHLSRFAEELIIWSHPALGWAEIGDEYCTGSSLMPQKKNPDMAELVRGKTGRVTGHLVGLLTLLKGLPLAYNRDLQEDKEALFDAADTLRGSLEVMTGVVGSLSFRPERLEAAAAAGFSAATDLAEYLALAGVPFRQAHHVVGRIVRHCIEGGKDLPDLTLEELRGFSPKFGPDALRILTAKASVSRKRGPGSTAPAEVRKALREARARNR
- a CDS encoding SxtJ family membrane protein — its product is MKKELTRETVLETVGVLALACLVFGHLLRDRPVAGKAFLAAASLLLAVGLFVKPAARLIARGWLALAAVLGAVNSRILLGAIFYLFLTPIAALARLTRGDFLHLRRRSGGERSYWQRRDHAYTAEDLTKLW
- a CDS encoding DUF5989 family protein, with product MSAIGDLWGFLRERKKWWLLPMVIVLLLFGVLIVLTSGSAVAPFIYTLF